In a genomic window of Thalassotalea piscium:
- a CDS encoding DDE-type integrase/transposase/recombinase has protein sequence MNSGLLLEVGLDLKVSGCHGTILYVDNERVLIGYKSKPDDLYKPYELLQAINEKLITVIDKPYEMRCVVHLKDDEQHECDRRTAYCEKFFEFKTLNPTDGLTQELVDEVYEEIKEDHPVKTSVKTVYKWYKRWLEDGKDMALQVVKSEYSQTEWRFPDSVLEFMDKMISRYYMQLGEPTMAYAHDMFTKAFKRKGKMFKGYDIPSLSTFERRINSWPKYERDLARYGKKFADRENREASKTYNVQNVLDLIECDGLEVNMGLLKEDGTYAGKIGIIAAMDVKTRTCLGYTVVVGEKPKESAAAVIHCLSHSMRIKADPAKYPAGGIGLTYVFDNGPGFRAAMTKKFMNAIGSDVTYCRSGMPEEKPHVERMFDTWRSKFFKGKKGYLHKRDKKKVSDTTIRKAAAITVAEFMVMFEDYIETEYNNTPNRMMNNWTPNEIWAEHARIDEVITLADFGDRTKLRGNAKTLRCNRNHGIPHRGQRFNCDALMKEVNFILGGSEDISYPVDVLIDDFDASAITAVFGQRMIEVPNVKNVPRDTSFSYLKSFERTIDKSKLPKHLTPRQAGNIVKKRRANGTLIEQDTLIIDEEITNNTTKDMEKDIADNTTNITDEERKSTTGFGTRRKKSK, from the coding sequence GTGAATAGTGGGTTGTTATTAGAAGTTGGCCTTGATTTAAAAGTATCAGGCTGCCACGGCACAATTTTATATGTCGATAATGAACGTGTACTTATCGGCTATAAAAGCAAGCCAGATGATCTGTACAAACCCTACGAGCTGCTTCAAGCAATCAATGAAAAACTTATCACCGTCATTGATAAGCCCTATGAAATGCGCTGTGTAGTTCACCTAAAAGACGACGAGCAACACGAGTGTGACAGACGCACGGCTTATTGCGAGAAATTTTTTGAGTTTAAAACACTAAATCCTACTGATGGACTGACTCAAGAGCTAGTAGATGAAGTCTATGAAGAGATTAAAGAGGACCACCCAGTAAAAACATCAGTTAAGACAGTTTACAAGTGGTACAAGCGATGGCTTGAAGACGGTAAAGACATGGCATTGCAAGTCGTGAAATCAGAGTACAGCCAAACAGAGTGGCGTTTCCCTGATAGCGTGCTTGAATTCATGGACAAAATGATCAGTCGCTATTACATGCAGCTAGGCGAACCGACAATGGCCTACGCACATGACATGTTCACTAAAGCTTTTAAGCGCAAAGGTAAAATGTTCAAAGGATATGACATACCTAGCCTATCAACATTTGAACGTCGCATTAATTCTTGGCCTAAATACGAGAGAGATTTAGCCAGATACGGTAAAAAATTCGCAGATCGCGAAAACCGTGAAGCATCTAAGACTTACAACGTCCAAAATGTACTTGATTTAATCGAGTGTGATGGCCTTGAAGTGAACATGGGCTTGCTAAAGGAAGATGGCACCTATGCAGGGAAAATAGGCATTATTGCTGCGATGGATGTTAAAACTCGCACATGTCTAGGGTATACAGTAGTCGTTGGCGAAAAACCGAAAGAATCTGCTGCGGCTGTTATTCACTGCCTATCACACTCCATGCGCATCAAAGCTGATCCCGCCAAGTACCCTGCTGGTGGTATTGGATTAACTTACGTTTTCGACAATGGACCGGGCTTTAGAGCCGCAATGACGAAAAAGTTCATGAATGCCATTGGCTCAGACGTAACTTACTGCCGCTCTGGTATGCCAGAAGAGAAGCCTCATGTCGAGCGTATGTTCGATACATGGCGTAGTAAGTTCTTCAAAGGTAAAAAAGGCTACCTTCACAAGCGTGATAAGAAAAAGGTTTCAGACACCACGATTCGAAAAGCCGCTGCAATAACGGTAGCTGAGTTCATGGTGATGTTCGAAGACTATATCGAAACGGAATACAACAACACACCAAACCGCATGATGAACAACTGGACACCCAATGAAATATGGGCAGAACATGCTCGCATTGATGAAGTGATCACGTTGGCTGACTTTGGTGACCGCACCAAGCTAAGAGGTAATGCTAAAACATTACGCTGCAACAGAAATCATGGCATTCCGCATCGCGGTCAGCGCTTTAACTGTGATGCCTTGATGAAAGAAGTGAACTTCATACTCGGTGGCTCAGAGGATATTTCTTATCCGGTTGATGTACTTATAGATGACTTTGACGCTTCAGCTATTACTGCTGTTTTCGGTCAACGCATGATTGAAGTGCCGAATGTCAAAAACGTTCCTCGCGACACAAGTTTCAGTTACTTGAAGTCATTTGAACGAACCATTGATAAATCAAAATTACCAAAACACCTAACCCCTAGACAAGCAGGCAATATCGTTAAAAAGCGCAGAGCTAATGGCACCTTAATCGAGCAAGACACACTGATTATTGACGAAGAAATTACAAATAACACTACTAAAGATATGGAGAAAGACATTGCAGACAACACTACCAACATCACAGACGAAGAGCGTAAATCAACAACTGGTTTTGGCACTAGACGAAAAAAATCAAAATAA
- a CDS encoding NYN domain-containing protein, whose amino-acid sequence MKDKEKIALFIDADNAPASKIDVILSELARYGVVNIRKAYGNWKSHCLKQWEDVLHEYAIQPIQQFDLTKGKNATDIALVIDVMDTLYTKDIDTVCLVSSDCDFTPLVTRVLADGKFVIGFGERKAPAAFVNSCSKFLFLDDAVSDDKPKQVHSPSIKSDTKLMNLLRQAISAVEDDDGWARLGPVGTHIANHASFDQRNYGFKKLSELFASIDLFEMRKTNGSVFWVKDKKNAKSKQQHNSQI is encoded by the coding sequence TTGAAAGATAAGGAAAAAATAGCACTTTTTATCGATGCTGATAATGCTCCTGCCAGTAAAATTGATGTCATTCTCTCCGAACTAGCTCGTTATGGTGTGGTTAATATTCGTAAAGCATATGGTAACTGGAAAAGTCATTGTTTAAAACAATGGGAAGATGTCCTTCATGAATACGCTATTCAGCCTATTCAACAATTTGATTTAACTAAAGGTAAAAATGCAACTGATATTGCTCTGGTGATTGATGTGATGGATACCTTATATACTAAAGATATCGATACGGTTTGTTTAGTTTCTTCTGATTGTGATTTTACGCCTCTTGTCACCCGCGTTTTAGCCGATGGAAAGTTTGTAATTGGTTTTGGTGAGCGCAAAGCTCCAGCAGCCTTCGTGAATAGCTGTTCTAAATTTCTTTTTCTTGATGACGCTGTTAGTGATGATAAGCCTAAGCAAGTTCATAGCCCAAGCATTAAAAGTGATACCAAATTAATGAACTTACTAAGACAAGCAATTTCAGCCGTTGAAGATGATGATGGTTGGGCAAGGTTAGGCCCAGTAGGAACACACATCGCAAACCATGCATCATTTGATCAGCGGAATTATGGGTTTAAAAAATTAAGCGAACTCTTTGCCTCAATAGACCTCTTTGAAATGAGGAAAACTAATGGTTCAGTGTTTTGGGTCAAAGATAAGAAAAACGCTAAAT
- a CDS encoding TniB family NTP-binding protein: protein MTKLLMKQSPRINDATNDFLDTHFDTPDMEIIQDAIAQSHATHHTECVQGMHLIGQAGTGKSYIVEDYASNYPRYFEEGQEVVPVLYVSLIQKSTSYSLIARSLRKLTGLRRISGREEDLQARLSNRLIAAKTELVIIDESQHLTRESSAISAQHAADAIKSLMDETGIPFLCVGIDSSLDLLMGKSKFKKEKQLKRRNRRMYQVQPYQLGSEHWKDLMTQYQEVLSCTEDLTSDSMLKRMHIATSGLFGDLTPLFKEAIEIAGDSRLIDLKVLEKAYIEFQPQSELLFNPFKASMTTIEAEITHRLDAAREAASVE from the coding sequence ATGACAAAGCTTTTGATGAAGCAAAGTCCACGCATTAATGATGCGACTAATGATTTTTTGGACACTCACTTTGATACGCCTGACATGGAAATCATTCAGGACGCTATCGCCCAATCACATGCTACACACCATACCGAATGCGTACAAGGTATGCATTTAATCGGTCAAGCAGGTACTGGTAAGTCATACATCGTTGAAGACTATGCCAGCAACTACCCTCGATACTTTGAGGAAGGTCAAGAAGTTGTACCCGTTCTCTACGTCAGCCTGATTCAGAAATCGACAAGTTACTCATTGATCGCTAGGTCATTACGCAAATTGACGGGGCTGCGAAGAATTAGTGGACGAGAAGAAGATTTACAAGCCAGACTTTCCAATCGATTAATTGCTGCCAAGACAGAGTTAGTCATTATTGATGAGTCTCAACACCTTACACGAGAATCTTCAGCTATATCAGCACAGCATGCTGCCGATGCAATTAAATCACTGATGGATGAAACAGGCATCCCTTTCCTTTGTGTTGGGATTGATAGCTCACTCGATTTACTCATGGGTAAATCAAAGTTTAAGAAAGAAAAGCAGTTAAAACGTAGAAACCGACGTATGTATCAGGTTCAGCCTTACCAATTAGGCTCTGAGCATTGGAAAGACCTAATGACACAATATCAGGAAGTACTTAGTTGCACAGAAGACCTAACCAGTGACAGCATGCTTAAGCGTATGCATATCGCCACCTCAGGATTATTTGGCGATTTGACGCCACTGTTTAAGGAAGCAATTGAAATTGCGGGTGATAGTCGATTAATTGATTTGAAGGTATTAGAAAAAGCTTATATCGAATTTCAGCCTCAAAGTGAGCTTTTATTTAACCCTTTCAAAGCATCAATGACGACTATTGAAGCAGAAATCACACACCGTTTAGATGCTGCAAGAGAAGCAGCTTCGGTTGAATAA
- a CDS encoding N-6 DNA methylase, protein MLEKIIIDIVQNYKFTDIKSFVGDTEKRDYFLFFLFCRLADLSTGDVKFQLDKLYHETDITAFIQQLEIISEQVSPTSAIKKSVDELLNNEFKLSRKALPQGVFSSLSEAEQNHFDRKLVLKFADITRKVDDPLLIKLLPEIKQSLVEDNLYIISEVFSIESLNNVDLLTTYDAVEVYSRVLMRLQAVSDPLQFEEGFNYQEIPSDFIDLIMEAGDIGSVDSIYAPYEVTTEQSLYLALEYPDKEIQIETVTETPRHTYRKFALAQATNINTSHTYCLSNNQIATERYDMSMCLLQPKIVTDRKTGKIAEQEEQENVTYKEHLYISHMLEMLNKSGKAYVVMGKGPLFRKGDIKARQQLIEDNVVDAVITLPAKIMNFCPLPMILLVLNKAKKTNDVLFINATEFQKEESGRTVLDDIERLAEEYRSRPAQTPLGFTVSNQEVAASKYSLNGLNYVSTEEAEQYNLAELTVSRKQTMNALMDKQEIINQLFDV, encoded by the coding sequence ATGTTAGAGAAAATCATCATAGATATCGTTCAGAACTATAAGTTTACTGATATTAAATCGTTTGTTGGTGATACTGAAAAACGTGACTACTTTTTGTTCTTTTTATTCTGTCGGTTAGCCGATTTATCAACGGGCGATGTGAAGTTTCAGTTAGACAAGCTCTATCACGAGACAGATATAACAGCATTCATTCAACAGCTTGAGATAATTTCAGAGCAAGTATCACCTACCAGTGCCATTAAAAAAAGCGTTGATGAATTACTTAATAACGAGTTTAAGCTGTCACGAAAAGCCTTACCGCAAGGTGTTTTCTCTTCGTTATCAGAAGCTGAGCAAAATCATTTTGATAGAAAGTTGGTTCTGAAATTTGCCGATATCACTAGAAAAGTTGATGACCCGCTACTTATAAAACTACTACCTGAAATCAAACAATCACTAGTTGAAGATAACCTTTATATCATCAGTGAAGTATTTAGTATTGAATCACTTAATAACGTGGATTTATTGACGACATACGATGCGGTAGAGGTCTATAGCAGGGTATTAATGCGTTTACAGGCTGTTAGTGATCCACTTCAGTTTGAAGAAGGTTTTAACTATCAGGAAATCCCCTCTGACTTTATCGATTTAATCATGGAAGCTGGCGATATCGGCAGTGTTGATAGTATCTACGCCCCATATGAAGTGACTACTGAGCAAAGTCTTTATCTAGCATTGGAATACCCAGATAAAGAAATTCAAATAGAAACTGTCACTGAAACACCGCGCCATACTTATCGCAAATTTGCTTTAGCACAAGCGACAAATATTAATACTTCGCACACCTATTGTTTATCAAACAATCAAATTGCCACTGAGCGATACGATATGTCGATGTGTTTGCTTCAGCCTAAAATCGTTACCGACAGGAAGACGGGAAAAATAGCGGAACAAGAAGAGCAGGAAAATGTTACATACAAAGAACATTTGTACATTAGCCATATGCTGGAAATGCTCAACAAGAGCGGTAAAGCCTATGTTGTTATGGGAAAAGGGCCACTTTTTAGAAAAGGTGATATTAAAGCTCGACAGCAGCTTATTGAGGATAACGTGGTAGACGCAGTTATTACACTACCCGCAAAAATCATGAATTTTTGTCCACTACCTATGATCCTGTTGGTGCTAAATAAAGCCAAAAAGACCAATGATGTGTTGTTTATCAACGCCACAGAATTTCAAAAAGAAGAGTCTGGACGAACCGTGCTAGATGATATTGAGAGATTGGCAGAAGAATACCGTTCAAGGCCAGCACAAACACCACTTGGTTTTACTGTATCCAATCAAGAAGTCGCGGCTAGTAAATATTCATTAAATGGCCTTAACTACGTTTCAACGGAAGAGGCTGAGCAATATAACTTGGCGGAGTTAACAGTTTCGAGAAAGCAGACAATGAATGCGCTGATGGATAAACAAGAAATAATTAACCAGTTATTCGATGTTTAA
- a CDS encoding GNAT family N-acetyltransferase → MSADLKKESGVEIRAAYLVAEDLKVAASLLYQAYHDDPVFLEIFDGDSIDYEQRLRTSIREELGAFWHAKQPIVGLYLGETMVGVACLNKSDEGVSSGRFWHWRLKMLLGAGYFSTKQMIEKEDIILSSVPMETFHMLAFIAIHPLHQQHGFGRYLMAAVTTILEEHPDSEGVAVFATTERYQTFFTDVGYQLITNVTVGNVSGSLMVNYRE, encoded by the coding sequence ATGAGCGCAGATTTAAAAAAGGAAAGTGGTGTTGAGATCAGGGCAGCCTATCTTGTTGCTGAAGACTTGAAAGTAGCCGCCTCATTATTATATCAAGCCTACCACGACGATCCCGTTTTTTTAGAAATATTTGACGGTGATAGTATCGATTATGAGCAACGTTTGCGTACATCTATTCGAGAAGAGTTAGGTGCTTTTTGGCATGCTAAACAACCTATAGTAGGACTTTATTTAGGTGAAACCATGGTTGGTGTTGCTTGCTTAAATAAATCAGACGAAGGTGTTTCTTCTGGCAGGTTTTGGCATTGGCGTTTAAAAATGCTACTTGGCGCAGGTTACTTTAGTACCAAGCAAATGATTGAAAAAGAAGATATTATTTTATCGTCAGTGCCGATGGAAACCTTTCATATGCTAGCCTTTATTGCGATTCATCCTTTGCATCAACAACACGGCTTTGGCCGTTATTTAATGGCTGCGGTGACCACCATATTGGAAGAGCACCCAGACAGCGAAGGAGTCGCCGTTTTTGCGACTACAGAAAGATATCAAACATTTTTTACTGACGTTGGTTATCAGCTTATAACAAATGTTACTGTAGGCAATGTTTCTGGCTCACTTATGGTTAATTACAGAGAGTAA
- a CDS encoding TniQ family protein — translation MHLMTQTAPIAGESIRSYLVRLALNNDYSTVQQMLGEFRDYKHLVVNSCDQSLLSFAQYTATLDSISDLQPFDDNYSPSETHLCYRTLMDKAPKICPICMTSQRHTCADWQLYTITHCPMHNVKLISTCVCGEAFSWDEDLLHYGCSKCDRNWKMIADAQTQETTPVHVEHFYNLSRHERIDFVEDLFTATIRALRPYDSVHHGIKQLPNYVPDWGNISKLAYALLTNRQVIEQWLSSMSDVRQHYAVLGKSAIYYPFNTMQSKLNNTWLVSGYNPNVGTTATSSEPLPSHNKTTCTARNKAALLNRYHALDELLINHLDQTGFANMLKCDLSLARGLFKLPSISTVTSVGRGRFSFIDISDFINQTRQQNTAKQHETIKLTDLSHLLDRYTLDCNEALVEIYKHKLPIYIDLTEDTLIDTICINENVLAEFLDTIFLKSLSAVTLPRTKRILGISRDRVVQLGKLDYIDELITKPTIRCYTGESIASFLESYICIDHWAESKNACSSKIIKHLKQQKFEPELSPFIYEKSDELNTVLECCFSENTQAQQQLDMFG, via the coding sequence ATGCACTTAATGACACAAACCGCTCCTATTGCTGGTGAATCGATCCGCAGCTATTTGGTACGTTTAGCATTAAATAACGATTACTCTACCGTACAGCAAATGCTAGGCGAGTTTCGTGATTATAAGCATCTGGTGGTGAATAGTTGTGATCAAAGTCTACTAAGTTTTGCTCAGTACACAGCAACCCTAGATAGCATAAGCGATTTGCAACCATTTGATGATAACTATAGCCCCAGTGAAACCCATCTATGCTACCGAACACTGATGGACAAAGCACCAAAAATCTGCCCTATATGCATGACCTCTCAACGACACACTTGTGCTGATTGGCAGCTTTATACGATAACACATTGCCCAATGCATAATGTGAAATTAATTTCTACATGTGTTTGCGGTGAAGCGTTTAGCTGGGATGAGGATTTATTGCATTATGGTTGTAGCAAATGTGATCGCAATTGGAAAATGATTGCTGACGCTCAAACACAAGAAACAACACCTGTGCATGTAGAGCACTTTTATAACCTTTCAAGACATGAGCGAATAGATTTTGTTGAAGATTTATTCACGGCCACGATAAGAGCGTTAAGACCATATGACTCTGTTCACCACGGAATCAAGCAATTACCTAACTATGTGCCTGATTGGGGAAATATCAGCAAGCTAGCCTATGCCTTGTTAACGAATCGACAAGTTATCGAACAATGGCTTTCTTCAATGAGTGATGTAAGGCAGCATTACGCTGTACTGGGTAAAAGTGCTATCTATTACCCCTTCAATACGATGCAAAGCAAGTTGAACAACACTTGGCTAGTTTCAGGCTATAACCCTAATGTCGGCACAACTGCCACTTCAAGTGAGCCTTTACCAAGTCATAACAAAACTACTTGTACCGCGAGAAATAAAGCAGCGTTGTTAAATAGATATCATGCACTAGATGAACTACTGATTAACCACTTAGATCAAACTGGTTTTGCTAACATGCTGAAGTGTGATTTGTCGTTAGCACGTGGTTTATTTAAATTACCGTCAATATCAACCGTCACGAGTGTGGGGCGAGGCCGTTTTAGCTTTATTGATATATCAGACTTTATTAATCAAACACGCCAGCAAAATACAGCTAAGCAGCATGAGACTATAAAGCTTACTGACTTATCACATTTATTGGATAGATATACGCTCGACTGTAATGAAGCATTAGTCGAAATTTACAAGCACAAATTACCCATTTACATTGACCTAACAGAAGATACGCTAATCGACACTATTTGCATCAATGAAAATGTATTAGCAGAATTTCTTGATACCATATTTTTAAAATCATTAAGCGCAGTAACATTGCCTCGTACCAAGCGTATTCTTGGTATTTCAAGAGACCGTGTGGTTCAATTAGGTAAGCTTGATTACATTGATGAACTCATCACGAAGCCGACAATTCGTTGTTACACAGGAGAATCTATTGCCTCGTTTTTAGAAAGTTATATTTGTATAGACCACTGGGCAGAAAGCAAAAATGCTTGTTCTAGCAAAATCATCAAACACTTAAAACAACAGAAATTTGAGCCTGAATTATCACCGTTTATCTACGAAAAATCAGATGAACTTAATACTGTATTAGAGTGTTGCTTTTCTGAGAATACGCAAGCACAACAACAACTAGATATGTTTGGATAA
- a CDS encoding DUF3192 domain-containing protein: MSKSLIALTLLASLSLTGCVIAVNGEGDGSNFSSDFSDRESENRKIISKLTLKSSIVDVQNRLGLADFTESFEQAGQTVNVLYYRTHRVHKDGLTTKDECTYLHFVDGALIDTGNGADYSRNIKN, translated from the coding sequence ATGAGCAAATCATTAATTGCGCTAACTCTACTTGCATCACTTTCATTAACAGGCTGTGTAATCGCGGTAAACGGTGAAGGAGATGGCAGTAACTTTTCATCAGACTTTAGTGATAGAGAAAGCGAAAATCGAAAAATAATTTCTAAACTTACTTTAAAGTCTAGTATTGTTGATGTGCAAAATCGCTTAGGGTTAGCAGATTTTACAGAATCTTTCGAGCAAGCAGGTCAAACGGTTAATGTGTTGTATTACCGTACACACCGTGTGCACAAAGACGGGTTAACAACTAAAGATGAATGCACTTATTTGCACTTTGTTGATGGGGCGTTAATTGATACCGGAAATGGCGCTGACTATAGTAGAAACATAAAAAATTAA
- a CDS encoding restriction endonuclease subunit S, producing the protein MYNTVKTLKIIAQNGKFFRGKIKEDKNGENFVIQLRDIVKNERGDYLDLKNLLRTNISTKGHIEYLKAGDVLITVKGAKKYAFHLEKVPSKTVVSQHFLILRSPDPKIILPEFIEYAVNSSRCQNWFARKCPGSYQSTLSRETLERLPLPVLPPEEQQKIVNLIRETRAEKKLLLDLIDNREQQLKALANKLINTDY; encoded by the coding sequence ATGTACAACACAGTAAAAACATTAAAAATAATTGCCCAGAACGGAAAATTTTTTCGAGGAAAGATCAAGGAGGACAAAAATGGCGAAAATTTCGTCATTCAGTTGCGCGATATTGTAAAAAACGAGCGAGGTGACTACCTCGATTTAAAGAATTTATTGCGTACCAATATCTCAACTAAAGGTCATATCGAGTACTTAAAGGCGGGAGATGTACTTATTACCGTAAAGGGAGCGAAAAAGTATGCGTTTCATTTAGAGAAAGTCCCGTCTAAAACCGTTGTTTCTCAACATTTTCTCATTTTACGCTCACCCGATCCCAAAATTATATTACCCGAATTTATAGAGTACGCGGTTAATTCATCAAGATGTCAGAATTGGTTTGCGCGTAAATGCCCCGGTAGCTATCAAAGTACACTCAGTAGAGAAACGCTAGAAAGGCTGCCTTTGCCTGTACTACCACCAGAAGAGCAACAAAAGATAGTGAATTTGATACGCGAAACGCGTGCGGAAAAGAAACTCTTGCTCGATTTAATTGACAATAGAGAGCAACAGCTAAAAGCGCTTGCCAACAAACTGATTAATACGGACTACTAA